One genomic window of Haemophilus haemolyticus includes the following:
- a CDS encoding zf-HC2 domain-containing protein, giving the protein MISDSHERPLELQEKMGLKMHLLTCPHCRRFQRNCKTLSMMMKKFKDSH; this is encoded by the coding sequence ATAATTTCTGATTCTCATGAGCGACCATTAGAACTGCAAGAAAAAATGGGTTTAAAAATGCATTTGTTAACTTGTCCTCATTGCCGTCGTTTTCAACGAAATTGCAAAACCTTAAGTATGATGATGAAGAAATTTAAAGATTCACATTAA
- a CDS encoding cytochrome c biogenesis protein CcdA gives MLDQQLLIGTVFLAGLASFLSPCIFPIIPIYFGILSKGGKKVLNTFLFILGLSLTFVSLGFSFGFLGNILFSNTTRIIAGVIVIILGIHQLGIFKIGLLERTKLVEIKTSGKSTALEAFVLGLTFSLGWTPCIGPILASVLALSGDEGSALYGASMMFVYVLGLATPFVLFSFFSDSLLKRAKGLNKHLDKFKIGGGILIIVMGILLITNNFS, from the coding sequence ATGTTAGATCAACAACTCCTTATTGGAACTGTATTTTTAGCGGGGCTTGCTTCTTTTCTTTCGCCTTGTATTTTCCCGATTATTCCAATTTATTTTGGTATTTTGAGTAAAGGCGGTAAAAAAGTCCTAAATACTTTTTTATTTATTTTAGGGCTTTCCCTTACATTTGTCAGTTTAGGCTTTAGTTTTGGCTTTTTAGGGAATATTTTATTTAGTAACACCACCCGTATTATCGCTGGCGTTATCGTGATTATTTTGGGTATTCATCAACTTGGCATTTTCAAAATTGGTTTGTTGGAACGCACAAAATTGGTGGAAATCAAAACATCAGGAAAATCGACCGCACTTGAGGCATTTGTGCTTGGTTTAACATTTAGTCTTGGTTGGACACCTTGTATTGGCCCGATTCTGGCTTCCGTGTTAGCTTTATCAGGCGATGAAGGCTCTGCACTTTACGGTGCATCAATGATGTTTGTTTATGTACTTGGTTTAGCAACGCCTTTTGTTCTGTTTTCGTTCTTCTCTGACAGCTTGCTAAAACGTGCCAAAGGGTTAAATAAACACTTAGACAAATTTAAAATTGGTGGCGGAATTTTAATTATCGTGATGGGCATTTTATTGATTACGAATAATTTTTCTTAA
- a CDS encoding sigma-70 family RNA polymerase sigma factor codes for MNAISDTELQQIRTQMLKFAMLQLHHADLAEDLVQEAFLSAFNNLANFKHQAAFKTWVFAILKNKIIDYLRQKGRFVLESEIEDEESTNTFFDDTGHWKIEYYPSELQGEEETVYSDEFWLIFETCLTCLPAKHAKIFMMREFLELSSDEICQETQLTTSNLHTTLYRARLQLQNCLSKKL; via the coding sequence ATGAATGCTATTTCTGATACGGAACTCCAACAAATTCGTACGCAGATGCTGAAATTTGCAATGTTACAGTTGCACCATGCCGATCTTGCTGAGGATTTAGTACAAGAAGCATTTTTAAGTGCATTTAACAATCTCGCGAATTTTAAACATCAAGCGGCTTTTAAAACTTGGGTTTTTGCTATTCTAAAAAATAAAATTATTGATTACCTTCGTCAGAAAGGACGCTTTGTATTAGAAAGTGAAATTGAAGATGAAGAATCAACTAATACATTTTTTGATGATACAGGGCATTGGAAAATAGAATATTATCCGAGCGAATTACAGGGTGAAGAGGAAACGGTGTATTCTGATGAGTTTTGGTTGATTTTTGAGACCTGCCTTACTTGTTTACCCGCTAAACATGCCAAAATTTTCATGATGAGAGAGTTTTTAGAATTGTCATCGGATGAAATTTGTCAAGAAACTCAGCTTACCACATCCAACTTGCATACCACACTTTATCGGGCCCGTTTGCAGTTGCAAAATTGTCTATCAAAAAAACTTTAG
- a CDS encoding zf-HC2 domain-containing protein has product MRCIQATRIISDSHERPLELQEKMGLKMHLLTCPHCRRFQRNCKTLSEMMKRFKNRKKSTIVSK; this is encoded by the coding sequence ATGCGTTGTATTCAAGCCACTCGAATAATTTCTGATTCTCATGAGCGACCATTAGAACTGCAAGAAAAAATGGGGTTAAAAATGCATTTGTTAACTTGTCCTCATTGCCGTCGTTTTCAACGAAATTGCAAAACTTTAAGTGAAATGATGAAGCGGTTTAAAAATAGAAAAAAATCAACCATTGTCAGCAAATGA
- the cmoB gene encoding tRNA 5-methoxyuridine(34)/uridine 5-oxyacetic acid(34) synthase CmoB: protein MIDFRPFYQQIATTNLSDWLETLPLQLKEWETQTHGDYAKWSKIVDFLPDLHADEIDLKSAVKSDRTSPLSEGEKQRIIHHLKQLMPWRKGPYHLFGIHVDCEWRSDFKWERVLPHLAPLQGRTILDVGCGSGYHMWRMVGEGAKMVVGIDPTELFLCQFEAVRKLLNNDRRANLIPLGIEQMQPLAAFNTVFSMGVLYHRKSPLDHLSQLKNQLVKGGELVLETLVVDGDINTVLVPADRYAKMKNVYFIPSVTALINWLEKVGFTNVRCVDVATTTLEEQRRTDWLENESLIDFLDPNDHSKTIESYQAPKRAVILANK, encoded by the coding sequence ATGATCGACTTTCGCCCTTTTTATCAACAAATTGCCACCACAAATTTATCGGACTGGTTAGAGACCTTACCGCTCCAATTGAAAGAATGGGAAACTCAAACTCATGGCGATTATGCGAAATGGAGCAAAATTGTTGATTTCCTACCTGATTTACATGCTGATGAAATCGATCTCAAAAGTGCGGTGAAATCTGACCGCACTTCTCCCCTTTCAGAAGGTGAAAAACAACGAATTATCCATCATTTAAAACAATTAATGCCATGGCGAAAGGGGCCTTATCATCTTTTCGGCATTCATGTAGATTGTGAGTGGCGTTCAGATTTTAAATGGGAGCGTGTTCTTCCTCATTTAGCTCCGCTGCAAGGTCGCACTATTTTAGATGTAGGTTGTGGCAGCGGTTATCATATGTGGAGAATGGTAGGCGAAGGCGCAAAAATGGTGGTCGGTATTGATCCTACCGAGCTTTTTCTTTGTCAATTTGAAGCTGTACGCAAACTACTTAATAATGATCGTCGAGCAAATCTTATTCCGCTTGGCATTGAGCAAATGCAACCATTAGCGGCATTTAATACTGTATTTTCAATGGGCGTACTCTATCACCGTAAATCCCCATTAGATCACTTAAGCCAGTTGAAAAATCAATTGGTAAAAGGTGGTGAATTGGTATTAGAAACGTTAGTGGTGGATGGCGATATAAATACTGTACTCGTACCAGCAGATCGCTATGCTAAAATGAAAAACGTTTATTTTATCCCCTCTGTCACCGCACTAATTAACTGGCTAGAAAAAGTTGGCTTTACCAATGTACGTTGTGTAGATGTAGCGACAACTACATTAGAAGAACAACGTAGAACAGATTGGTTGGAAAATGAAAGCCTGATTGATTTTTTAGATCCAAATGACCACAGTAAAACCATTGAAAGTTATCAAGCACCGAAAAGGGCGGTCATTTTAGCGAACAAATAA
- the msrAB gene encoding bifunctional peptide-methionine (S)-S-oxide reductase MsrA/peptide-methionine (R)-S-oxide reductase MsrB — protein sequence MKLSKTFLFITALCCATPTLAIQNSTSSSGEQKMAMENTQNIREIYLAGGCFWGMEAYMERIHGVKDAISGYANGNTEKTSYQMIGVTDHAETVKVTYDANQISLDKLLQYYFKVIDPTSVNKQGNDRGRQYRTGIYYQDGADKVVIEQALAQLQTKYKKPVQIEVQPLKNYIVAEEYHQDYLKKNPNGYCHIDITKADEPVIDEKDYPKPSDAELKVKLTPLQYSVTQNKHTERSFSNEYWDNFQPGIYVDITTGEPVFSSNDKFESGCGWPSFTKPIIKDVVHYQTDNSFNMQRTEVLSRAGNAHLGHVFDDGPKDKGGLRYCINSASIKFIPLAEMEKAGYGYLIQSIKK from the coding sequence ATGAAACTATCAAAAACATTTCTATTTATTACCGCACTTTGCTGTGCAACACCAACTTTAGCAATACAAAATTCAACATCATCATCTGGAGAACAAAAAATGGCAATGGAAAATACGCAAAATATTCGTGAAATTTATCTTGCTGGTGGCTGTTTCTGGGGTATGGAAGCATATATGGAGCGCATTCACGGTGTGAAAGATGCGATTTCTGGCTATGCCAATGGTAATACAGAGAAAACCAGTTATCAGATGATTGGGGTAACCGATCATGCAGAAACGGTAAAAGTCACTTACGATGCAAATCAAATTTCGCTCGATAAATTATTGCAATATTATTTTAAAGTGATTGATCCAACGAGTGTAAATAAACAAGGCAACGATCGTGGCAGACAATATCGCACAGGGATTTATTATCAAGATGGGGCAGATAAAGTAGTGATCGAACAAGCACTCGCCCAGCTTCAAACCAAATATAAAAAACCAGTGCAAATTGAGGTGCAACCGCTTAAAAATTACATCGTAGCGGAAGAATATCATCAAGATTATTTGAAGAAAAATCCAAATGGTTATTGTCATATTGATATTACCAAAGCTGATGAACCCGTGATTGACGAGAAAGATTATCCAAAACCGAGTGATGCAGAACTCAAAGTGAAATTGACACCGTTGCAATATTCCGTTACTCAAAATAAACATACTGAACGCTCTTTTAGTAACGAATATTGGGATAATTTCCAACCAGGTATTTATGTAGATATTACAACAGGCGAGCCTGTTTTCTCTTCAAATGATAAATTTGAATCAGGTTGTGGTTGGCCAAGTTTTACGAAACCGATCATTAAAGATGTAGTGCATTATCAAACGGATAATAGTTTTAATATGCAACGTACCGAGGTGTTAAGTCGTGCGGGCAATGCCCATCTAGGACACGTTTTTGACGACGGTCCGAAAGATAAAGGCGGTTTGCGTTATTGCATTAACAGTGCATCGATTAAATTTATTCCGTTAGCCGAAATGGAAAAGGCAGGATACGGATATTTGATTCAATCGATTAAAAAATAA
- the putP gene encoding sodium/proline symporter PutP has protein sequence MFGFDPTLVTFTIYIFGMLLIGVLAYYYTNNLSDYILGGRRLGSFVTAMSAGASDMSGWLLMGLPGAVYLSGLVEGWIAIGLTIGAYFNWLLVAGRLRVYTELNNNALTLPEYFHNRFGSSHKLLKLVSATIILVFFTIYCASGVVAGAKLFQNLFSVEYSTALWYGALATILYTFIGGFLAVSWTDTIQATLMIFALLLTPIFVLLSIGDTAQFSSVLAQAEAAANKDFTDLFTATTPLGLLSLAAWGLGYFGQPHILARFMAAYSVKSLIKARRISMTWMALCLGGAIGIGFFAIPYFFANPNIAGIVNNEPEQVFIELAKLLFNPWIAGILLSAILAAVMSTLSAQLLISSSSITEDFYKGFIRPNASEKELVWLGRIMVLVIAALAIWIAQDENSKVLKLVEFAWAGFGSAFGPVVLFSLFWKRMTSSGAMAGMLVGAVTVFAWKEIVPADTDWFKVYEMIPGFAFGSLAITVVSLLSSKPEQNVLDTFDKAEKAYKEAK, from the coding sequence ATGTTTGGATTCGACCCAACTCTTGTTACTTTTACTATTTATATTTTCGGGATGTTACTGATTGGCGTACTCGCCTATTACTACACAAATAATTTATCAGATTACATTCTCGGTGGACGTCGTTTAGGCAGCTTTGTCACTGCGATGTCTGCTGGTGCTTCAGATATGTCTGGTTGGCTTTTAATGGGCTTGCCTGGTGCGGTATATTTATCAGGTTTAGTTGAAGGCTGGATTGCTATTGGTTTAACTATCGGGGCTTATTTTAACTGGCTTTTAGTGGCTGGTCGTTTGCGTGTTTATACAGAATTAAATAATAATGCCCTCACCCTCCCAGAATATTTTCACAATCGTTTTGGTTCATCACACAAATTATTAAAACTTGTTTCTGCCACCATTATTTTAGTGTTTTTTACTATTTATTGTGCTTCGGGTGTAGTTGCAGGTGCAAAATTATTCCAAAATTTATTTTCGGTCGAATATTCCACCGCACTTTGGTATGGAGCATTAGCCACTATTCTCTACACTTTTATTGGTGGTTTTTTAGCAGTAAGTTGGACAGATACCATTCAAGCAACCCTTATGATTTTTGCGCTGCTTTTAACGCCTATTTTTGTGTTATTAAGCATTGGCGATACCGCTCAATTTTCCTCGGTATTAGCGCAAGCTGAAGCGGCTGCCAATAAAGATTTTACAGATTTATTTACTGCCACTACGCCACTTGGTCTATTAAGCCTTGCCGCTTGGGGATTGGGATATTTTGGACAGCCACATATTTTAGCGCGTTTTATGGCGGCTTATTCTGTTAAATCATTGATCAAAGCTCGTCGCATTAGTATGACATGGATGGCGCTTTGCTTGGGTGGTGCAATTGGTATTGGTTTCTTCGCGATTCCTTATTTCTTTGCCAATCCAAATATTGCAGGCATAGTCAATAACGAACCAGAGCAAGTGTTTATTGAACTTGCTAAACTTTTGTTTAATCCTTGGATCGCGGGCATATTACTTTCTGCTATTTTAGCTGCAGTAATGAGTACATTAAGCGCGCAATTGTTAATTTCATCTAGCTCAATCACAGAAGATTTCTATAAAGGTTTTATTCGCCCTAACGCATCTGAAAAAGAGCTCGTATGGCTTGGAAGAATTATGGTGTTAGTTATTGCCGCACTTGCTATCTGGATCGCACAAGATGAAAACAGCAAAGTATTAAAACTTGTCGAATTTGCTTGGGCTGGTTTTGGTAGTGCATTTGGCCCTGTGGTGCTTTTCTCTCTTTTCTGGAAACGAATGACATCATCGGGCGCGATGGCAGGTATGCTTGTAGGCGCAGTGACAGTATTTGCTTGGAAAGAAATTGTTCCAGCGGATACCGATTGGTTTAAAGTATATGAAATGATTCCAGGGTTTGCTTTCGGTAGCCTTGCAATTACTGTTGTCTCATTGCTTTCCAGCAAACCTGAACAAAATGTTCTAGATACCTTTGACAAAGCAGAAAAGGCCTATAAGGAAGCAAAATGA
- the rng gene encoding ribonuclease G, protein MDAVELLMNVTPNETRIALVETGMLREVHIERQAKRGIVGNIYKGRVTRVLPGMQSAFVDIGLEKAAFLHAADIVSHTECVDENEQKQFKVKSISELVREGQDIVVQVVKEPLGTKGARLTTDITLPSRHLVFMPENSHVGVSQRIESEEERARLKALVEPFCDELGGFIIRTATEGASEEELRQDAEFLKRLWRKVLERKSKYPTKSKIYGEPALPQRILRDFIGTNLEKIRIDSKLCFGEVKEFTDEFMPELSDKLVLYSGNQPIFDVYGVENAIQTALDKRVNLKSGGYLIIEQTEAMTTIDINTGAFVGHRNLEETIFNTNIEATKAIAQQLQLRNLGGIIIIDFIDMQTDEHRNRVLESLCDALSKDRVKTNVNGFTQLGLVEMTRKRTRESLEHVLCDECPTCHGRGRVKTVETVCYEIMREIIRVYHLFSSEQFVVYASPAVSEYLINEESHGLLPEVEMFIGKRVKVKTEQFYNQEQFDVVVM, encoded by the coding sequence ATGGATGCTGTAGAGTTATTGATGAACGTAACTCCTAACGAAACACGCATTGCGCTAGTAGAAACAGGAATGTTGCGCGAAGTGCATATTGAACGCCAAGCCAAACGAGGAATTGTCGGAAATATTTATAAAGGACGCGTCACTCGAGTTTTGCCCGGAATGCAATCAGCTTTTGTTGATATTGGTTTGGAAAAAGCGGCTTTTTTACATGCTGCTGATATTGTATCTCACACGGAATGTGTAGATGAAAATGAACAAAAGCAATTTAAAGTTAAGAGCATTTCAGAATTAGTACGAGAAGGGCAGGATATTGTTGTACAAGTTGTGAAAGAGCCCCTTGGTACAAAAGGCGCACGTTTAACAACAGACATCACATTGCCATCGCGTCATCTTGTTTTTATGCCAGAAAATAGCCACGTAGGCGTTTCACAACGCATTGAAAGCGAAGAAGAACGTGCCCGTTTAAAAGCATTAGTTGAGCCATTTTGTGATGAACTCGGTGGTTTTATTATTCGTACCGCCACAGAAGGGGCAAGCGAAGAAGAATTACGTCAAGACGCTGAATTTTTAAAACGCTTATGGCGTAAAGTCTTAGAGCGTAAATCTAAGTATCCAACCAAATCAAAAATTTACGGTGAGCCAGCGCTTCCGCAACGTATTTTGCGTGATTTTATCGGCACAAACTTAGAAAAAATTCGTATTGACTCTAAACTTTGCTTTGGTGAAGTGAAAGAATTTACCGATGAATTTATGCCTGAACTAAGCGATAAACTTGTTCTTTATTCTGGCAATCAACCTATCTTTGATGTGTATGGAGTTGAAAATGCGATCCAAACAGCGCTAGATAAACGCGTTAATCTCAAATCGGGCGGCTATTTAATTATTGAGCAAACGGAAGCGATGACTACTATTGATATTAATACCGGTGCATTTGTGGGGCATCGTAATCTAGAAGAAACCATCTTCAATACTAATATTGAAGCGACAAAAGCCATTGCGCAGCAATTACAACTACGTAATCTTGGTGGCATAATCATTATTGATTTTATTGATATGCAAACAGATGAACACCGCAATCGAGTGTTGGAATCTTTATGTGATGCGCTTTCTAAAGATCGAGTGAAAACTAATGTGAATGGCTTTACGCAATTAGGCCTTGTAGAAATGACTCGTAAGAGAACTCGTGAAAGCCTTGAGCATGTGCTATGTGATGAATGCCCAACTTGCCATGGACGTGGTCGGGTGAAAACGGTCGAGACAGTTTGCTACGAAATTATGCGTGAAATTATTCGGGTTTATCACTTATTCAGTAGTGAACAATTTGTTGTTTATGCCTCGCCAGCGGTTTCCGAATATCTTATTAACGAAGAATCTCACGGTTTGCTGCCAGAAGTAGAAATGTTTATTGGCAAACGAGTAAAAGTAAAAACAGAACAGTTTTATAACCAAGAACAGTTTGATGTGGTGGTGATGTAA
- a CDS encoding redoxin domain-containing protein, giving the protein MKKLLSIFLMAFSLNAFAQTNLADVQLKDLNNQPVTLSQYKGKPVYVKMWASWCPICLAGLAEIDDLSAEKDRGFEVITIVSPGHKGEKDTADFIEWYKGLEYKNITVLLDEKGEIIDKARVRGYPFNLFLDSDLNLKKTVPGHLGTEQIRVFAEK; this is encoded by the coding sequence ATGAAAAAACTATTATCAATATTTCTAATGGCATTCAGCCTAAACGCTTTCGCACAAACTAATTTGGCGGATGTGCAACTCAAAGATTTAAATAATCAGCCAGTTACTTTAAGCCAATATAAAGGCAAACCTGTCTATGTAAAAATGTGGGCATCTTGGTGTCCAATTTGCTTGGCTGGCTTAGCTGAAATTGATGATTTAAGTGCGGAAAAAGATCGTGGATTTGAAGTTATAACCATTGTTTCGCCAGGTCATAAAGGCGAAAAAGACACTGCTGATTTTATTGAGTGGTACAAAGGATTGGAATATAAAAATATCACAGTGCTTTTAGATGAAAAAGGCGAAATCATTGATAAAGCAAGAGTGCGTGGCTATCCGTTCAATCTCTTTTTAGATAGTGATTTAAACCTGAAAAAAACCGTACCAGGACATTTAGGTACAGAGCAAATTCGAGTGTTTGCTGAAAAATAA
- a CDS encoding sigma-70 family RNA polymerase sigma factor, producing MNAISDTELQQIRTQMLKFATLQLHHADLAEDLVQEAFLSAFNNLANFKHQAAFKTWVFAILKNKIIDYLRQKGRFVLESEIEDEESTNTFFDDTGHWKIEYYPSELQGEEETVYSDEFWLIFETCLTCLPAKHAKIFMMREFLELSSDEICQETQLTTSNLHTTLYRARLQLQNCLSKKL from the coding sequence ATGAATGCCATTTCTGATACGGAACTCCAACAAATTCGCACGCAGATGTTGAAATTTGCAACGTTACAGTTGCACCATGCTGACCTCGCTGAGGATTTAGTACAAGAAGCATTTTTAAGTGCATTTAACAATCTCGCGAATTTTAAACATCAAGCCGCTTTTAAAACTTGGGTTTTTGCCATTCTAAAAAATAAAATTATTGATTATCTTCGCCAGAAAGGACGCTTTGTATTAGAAAGTGAAATTGAAGATGAAGAGTCAACTAATACGTTTTTTGATGATACTGGGCATTGGAAAATAGAATATTATCCGAGCGAATTACAGGGCGAAGAGGAAACTGTGTATTCTGATGAGTTTTGGTTGATTTTCGAAACTTGCCTTACTTGTTTACCCGCTAAACATGCCAAAATTTTTATGATGAGAGAGTTTTTAGAATTGTCATCGGATGAAATTTGTCAGGAAACTCAGCTTACCACCTCCAACTTGCATACCACACTTTATCGGGCCCGTTTGCAGTTGCAAAATTGTCTATCAAAAAAACTTTAG
- a CDS encoding DMT family transporter yields the protein MQSHSTPSLYHKAISFMVSAYFSITLMNVFVKTASQTIPASETLFSRFLIGLLFLLPFVIKDRDFKVDTRQWKFLILRNAAGVSSMLINFYVVKFLPLSIAVLLMNTSALFIPILLLFFHQKTPLNVLLCSLIGFLGVSIILLTNHNGNVDPIYVLIGLSGAVLAGMAFIGLQELNKYNTPKNIVFYFHLIGTLMLPIFFIHQWKIPNIYELGLLLLVGGFGLIFQLLLTRAFRYAPANVITPFAFTGVIFSSVFDWLFWHHTPNLYFWFGAVVIVGAVSLLAKMKK from the coding sequence ATGCAATCACATTCCACTCCTTCGCTTTATCACAAAGCGATTAGTTTTATGGTGTCAGCGTACTTTTCCATTACCTTGATGAATGTATTTGTCAAAACCGCTTCCCAAACAATCCCTGCAAGTGAAACCTTATTTTCTCGGTTTTTAATCGGCTTACTTTTCTTACTGCCTTTTGTGATTAAAGATCGCGATTTTAAAGTAGATACCCGTCAGTGGAAATTTTTAATCCTGCGGAATGCCGCAGGTGTATCGAGCATGTTGATTAACTTTTATGTTGTGAAGTTCTTACCGCTTTCTATTGCTGTCTTATTGATGAATACCTCCGCCCTATTTATCCCGATTTTATTGCTCTTTTTCCATCAAAAAACACCACTTAATGTGCTTTTGTGTAGCTTAATCGGCTTTCTTGGCGTTTCCATTATTTTACTTACCAATCACAATGGCAATGTTGATCCTATTTATGTGCTGATTGGATTATCTGGTGCTGTATTGGCAGGAATGGCATTTATTGGCTTACAAGAATTAAACAAATACAATACACCAAAAAATATCGTATTTTATTTTCATCTGATTGGGACACTCATGCTACCAATCTTCTTTATTCATCAATGGAAAATCCCTAATATATACGAGCTTGGTTTATTGCTATTAGTGGGCGGATTTGGATTGATTTTCCAATTATTGCTCACTCGAGCTTTCAGATATGCGCCAGCCAACGTTATTACCCCTTTTGCTTTCACTGGCGTAATTTTCTCTAGCGTTTTCGACTGGCTCTTTTGGCATCATACGCCTAACCTCTATTTTTGGTTCGGCGCAGTTGTAATTGTGGGAGCGGTAAGTTTATTGGCGAAAATGAAGAAATAA
- the cdd gene encoding cytidine deaminase has translation MQELIKHALPQDDALNQAIVDEIRLQNWAGFLNRSQVEQLCRDFELTPLKLAMHLLPIAASYSHTAISHFNVGAIAIGEQGDFYFGANQEFSNSAIQQTIHAEQSAISHAWLRNERRISDMVVNYTPCGHCRQFMNELHGAEKISIHLPHSQNNPLHSYLPDAFGPKDLDIATHLLAEENYDLVANHQDDLVNQAILAANQSHCPYSNSPHGIAILFKNSDVVTGRYAENAAFNPSLPALQTALNFACLNDKKLGDIERIVMAEKALKLSHKTMVEALLSTLTSVKLEYHSL, from the coding sequence ATGCAAGAACTTATTAAGCACGCATTGCCACAAGATGATGCACTCAATCAAGCTATTGTTGATGAAATTCGTTTGCAAAATTGGGCTGGCTTTTTAAATCGTTCCCAAGTGGAGCAGCTTTGTCGTGATTTTGAACTTACTCCACTGAAATTAGCTATGCATTTGTTGCCGATTGCGGCGAGTTATAGTCATACTGCTATTTCTCATTTTAATGTGGGAGCCATTGCTATTGGTGAACAAGGTGATTTTTATTTTGGCGCGAATCAAGAATTTTCTAATTCAGCCATTCAGCAAACAATTCATGCAGAGCAAAGCGCAATTTCTCACGCATGGTTGCGTAATGAACGTCGTATTTCAGACATGGTGGTTAATTACACGCCGTGCGGGCATTGTCGTCAATTTATGAATGAATTGCATGGCGCTGAAAAAATTTCAATTCATTTGCCACATAGCCAAAATAATCCGTTGCATTCTTATTTACCTGATGCTTTTGGACCTAAGGATCTCGATATTGCGACGCATCTTTTAGCGGAAGAAAATTATGATTTAGTGGCTAATCACCAAGATGATTTGGTTAATCAAGCTATTTTGGCGGCAAATCAATCCCATTGTCCTTATTCAAATAGTCCGCATGGCATTGCGATTTTATTTAAAAATAGTGATGTGGTAACAGGGCGTTATGCAGAAAACGCAGCATTTAATCCGAGTTTGCCAGCGTTGCAAACCGCACTTAATTTTGCGTGTTTAAATGATAAAAAATTGGGTGATATTGAGCGAATTGTGATGGCTGAAAAAGCATTAAAACTAAGCCATAAAACGATGGTTGAAGCGCTACTCTCTACATTAACATCGGTGAAATTAGAGTATCATTCATTGTAA
- a CDS encoding lysine exporter LysO family protein — translation MEEIINGLLIVLVPMILGYLVKIQNQNALAFINKIVMLLLYIILFMMGFMLGQLEHLEQKLPIIGMTALGLSAIILTCNILGLAIYDRTLPKPVNYLQGELPSRWRSLIDSIKLLSAVIIGVILGWLCNDWLHFPHGSNLYVLIALIFFVGIQLRNNGISLKEVLLNKQGLMMGAIFTLSSLIGGVISSFFLSMPITQGLAFSSGFGWYSLSSVVLTNAWGPMQGSIAFFNDLSREILSLFLIPLFMQHYRSTAIGITGATALDCTLPIIQKSGGIEVTPIAISFGMVTNLLPPLLLVFFSSFPI, via the coding sequence ATGGAAGAAATTATTAACGGATTGCTTATCGTGCTTGTGCCGATGATATTGGGGTATTTAGTCAAAATACAGAATCAAAATGCATTGGCGTTCATTAATAAAATTGTGATGTTATTGCTTTACATCATTTTATTTATGATGGGCTTTATGCTTGGGCAACTTGAGCATTTAGAACAAAAATTACCAATTATTGGTATGACCGCTTTAGGGCTGTCCGCTATCATTCTGACTTGTAATATCCTAGGTTTGGCTATTTATGACCGCACTTTGCCTAAGCCTGTTAATTATTTACAGGGAGAATTGCCCTCTCGTTGGCGTTCATTAATAGACTCAATTAAATTATTAAGTGCGGTAATTATCGGCGTCATTTTAGGTTGGTTGTGCAATGATTGGTTGCATTTCCCACATGGTTCCAATCTTTATGTGCTTATTGCGTTGATCTTTTTTGTCGGGATTCAGCTTCGTAATAACGGCATTTCCTTGAAAGAAGTTTTATTAAATAAGCAAGGCTTAATGATGGGAGCAATTTTTACCCTAAGTTCTTTAATTGGTGGCGTTATTTCGTCATTTTTTCTAAGTATGCCGATTACTCAAGGTTTAGCCTTTTCATCGGGATTTGGTTGGTATTCTTTATCTAGTGTTGTGCTGACAAATGCTTGGGGACCGATGCAGGGCAGTATTGCGTTTTTCAATGATTTATCGCGTGAAATTTTGAGTTTATTTTTGATTCCATTGTTTATGCAGCATTATCGCTCTACAGCTATTGGGATTACAGGTGCAACAGCATTAGATTGTACATTGCCTATTATTCAGAAATCAGGCGGAATTGAAGTGACGCCTATCGCCATTTCTTTTGGTATGGTGACAAATTTATTACCGCCGTTGTTATTAGTCTTTTTCTCGAGTTTTCCAATTTAA